From the Papaver somniferum cultivar HN1 chromosome 2, ASM357369v1, whole genome shotgun sequence genome, the window gatttggttatgattCCAAAATTGGGGATTATAAGTTGGTTAGATATGAACGCTGTGAATATGTGATGTACCTTTCATCAGGTAGCATCTATACATTAGGAACAGATACATGGAAGAAAATTGAATCTAGGGCATTGTCACTCTATGATGTTAGCTTTGCAGACAAATCGGGGGTGCATGTTAATGGAGTTCTGTATTGGATTGCAGCTCGCACCCTCGAAAAGGGAGATGGGTTCAAATCATGCCTGGTAATAGTTTCTTTCAATATCTGTGGTGAGAGTGGCCATGAGATACAACTACCTGCTGACATTTCAGCCGGCCAGGTGGCACTTAGTTTGAGTATGTTTGATGGGAACCTTTGCCTGATTTGTGATATACTTGATGTTCATGTGGAGGTATGGGTGATGAAAGATTTTGGAGAGGATAAAGGTAACTGGGCTAAACTTTTTACCATTGATAAATGTGGTATTAGTTATGCGATGCTTATACATTCTCTCAAAACGGGTGAAATCCTTTTTCAGCtagggagagagaaagttgatgagcctaatggtcttgttttatatAAACCTAAACATAAAAGGAGTACAGTTCTACAAATGCCTGGTCCTCATATGTTATTTGGCATTGAGAGTTATTTTCCAAGCTTAGCTTCCCTTAAATCGGGTACTTTTTTGAGGGCAAGGGAATTCGAGGAATTATAAAGCAAGAAGGAAACTTCAGAAAGGGTGATATCCTTATTTAGTCACGCTACATCTGAAAATGTTATACTGTAACCGAGAAGTTATTATGGAGTAGAATGGAAGTAGTGTGGAAAATGAAGATGTGGGAGCTGCTAGGCGTTCTGCCAATTTATTGGGCTTGGTATACTCTCTTAAGGCGGACGATTCCAAGGAAGCTACCTTGTTTGTTCAATCCATATTTTGAGTAAGGTTTTTCCACCTCTCGTTAATTTACCTTTTTATCTTCCTTTTTCCCTTTCGCTTTTGGAATGTTCGTGTGTGAATTGAGTATCCAATCTTGTTCGGAGACTAGAAAAGTTTATCTAAGAATCAATAAAACTATCTAACGTAGTAATGTTTGATGATACTTTCACTTCAGTATTTCTACAGACTTACCACTATGCTTGTTTTTTCTTACTGCACTTTTTATGAATGCGGgccttttattttgtttgttgaaACTGCATTAAATGTTCTTATGAAATGAAATTGGTTTCAATGTTATTTTAGAATATGTGGATACTTAGTTGGATTATGAATGAAATGAAATATAGTTGGAGTCCACGAATCGCATATCCTGTACCCCCTTAACTAATCCGTCATCAGATATCTAGTTTTTTCATTTATTTCAATGTAACTATGATCAACCAGCTTTCTGGGAATTGAACTGGTGGCATAATCAGTCTTTTGACAGAGTTTAACATGCAGTTGCTATTCTCATGTACTGTACTTGAGTTTCTGGGCAGAGTGTGTAGTGCATGTAAAAGCAATTTTTATACTGTGTTCATTTCCTTAGGATCTATCAATTACTATGACATTTGTGTTTTCCAGTAGGTTTCTCCTTGTGGAGAGCTTCACAGTCCTTGAATACCGAGACAAAACTTCTTATATTTTTGAGAATCAAGATATCTTAAAAAACAATTGGATGAATTTGATATCCCAAATGAAGACTAAACAATTTTGGATTCTTGTTCTACTTTCATTGTTAATTTTTGCGTCCTGTCAGTGTTTTTAAGGTATAACATCTATTCTTGAGTTCTTATTATGCATCTCGATTTAGAATCAACTGTACTATGCTTGAAAAAAAGGATGAATTTGATATTCCAAATGAAGACTAAACaattttggattcttgttcaactcTCATTGTTAACTTTCATTGTAGTTTTTAAGGTATAACATCTATGAGTTCTTATTATGCATCTCGATTTAGAATCAATGGTACTACGCTTGAAAAAAGGACCCTGTTTGTTGCATACTTGTGAACTGCTTGAGGGTTCTTGGTTCCTCTTCCACATTTTGCATCCTATTGCGCATGAAAATGATAGATAGATAAGGTAATAATGGCATACATCAACTGGATTCAATTAGCTCAACCTGgttttgatttactttttggCACAGGGGTGTGATTGTTATTTGCACAAATCTGGGTGTCTTAATGTCAACTGCAGTAGTcgaattttatttaatttttttctagTAACACTGGAGTAACGTCTGACAAAAAAAAAGAGCAccatgttttgttttatgcagcaTTTGAGATGTTTAGGTTCATAGCAGTAAGAGTTGTCAATTATTGATCTTGAAGAGGTTAGAGAATGGGAGGCAACTTTTAAGCGCACATATGAATTCCTTGCCGCTTTCATTTCTTTACCTACTGTACACGTTCGTTTATTCTTTGAACAATTTGCTGGAAAGTAGGACTATGTACCAGTTGTTCACAGGGTATATTGTTATAGAAGTAAACATTTTATGTCATTTACATTTGAAGCTTGGGTATTATCTCCAAGAACTATGTGTCCAGAAATACCAATATCCTATGAGTAAGCTTGGTCCTACGGTTCAGAGTATCTGAGTGGTAATTATAATACCCAGGTATGGTATGGAGTACACAGGCTCTGATCTCAAAATACAGTGTACAGTTGAAAGCGCCACAAATTTTCATTTAACAGTTGAAATCAAAGTTTCCTTATCCATTAAAATGAAAGCCTTATTCCTTTGCAAACAACACCAAATAACTCAGAATGCCAAAACAAAAGCAAACACACGCAGACAGACAGAAACACTCGCAAACTTGCATGTTATCTCGTCTGAGTGATTTCAACAAATGAAGGGAGCATCGGCATGCTCATCAGAACAGTAGAGTCCAGGGCGCTGAGTAAACCCTTGACGTTTAAGAATCTTTCTTGCGTTTGACACTAATTCATGATTAGTAACTCTACCATCACTCTCTGCAATTATGGTTTGAATAGCATTACTGAGAGCTCCataagcatcatcagcatttccAGAAGGGTTTGCATCTGCCGAAGTCTGATCAGTCTGGCACCCACTAACCAGGATCCCACCATCAGGTAGAGATCGCTGACTCGACCCAGCATAAACTTCTTGTTTGCTGCCGACTTGTGTTTCCATTGCAGGTTTGGCGTAATTGTCATCATTTTCTTCCAGTTTGTGCTTTAAAAATTCTTGAGCTAAACATCCAACCATTCCCAAGAGTCCACCACTTCCACCATCGGCACCTCCACTCTGGAGTTTGTCCAATATAACCTTCATGAATTTCTTCACCTTGGGgcttgaatcttctccaaaaacATCGAACAGTGTGGGACGAATTTTCCCAACATCCATGTCATCTTTGCCTGTTTTCTGTTTCAGGATTTCCATCAAAGTTGATATAGGAAGGGATCTGTTCTTTACAGGTccatcctcctcttcttgctcctcttcttcttcgtccCCACGGCCGTGTCTAGTTGGTAAATGAATGCCACGAGATTccaaagcatcattgactttccGGTGCAAGAAATGCTTGAATCCAAATCCGGAACTCTGTTCTTCACCTCCACTCTTAGTACTCTCTCCAATTTGTTCTTTAGCTTCATCAATCAAACCTCCACTGTGGCACGAATCCGATACGATCGTTATCCTACATCCTTCTTGGACTTGATCCACATACTCCCTGAAATCATCATCTGCCAAAAcatatacaaaaaaaagaaaaaaattcaccAAGAATTATACCtactgaaaaagaaaatcaagaatcatacaaattattttaataatgatcaaaaaaaaaaaagatggagttGTGTTTGTATTTGATTACCAGTGATAAGATTCATATCAGTAGGGACAATACATTCATCATAACCAGTATCATCATCTTCACCAGTTTCAGCAGGGAGACGAGTTCCATGACCACTGTAATGAAAGAATAAAACATCACCAGGTTCACCAGATCTAATCAGATCTGTTATAGCCTTTCTAATGTTCTTACCAGTTGGTTGAATGTAAGAATCATCAGTATCAATCAAAACAGTGATATCTTCTTCTGCAAATCCATATTTGTCAACAAGTGATTGATACATCCTTTTCACATCGTTAATGCATCCTTTCAATTCTGCTTTTGTTCCTTGGTAATTGCATCCTACAAGAACTGCTCTCTTTGCCATCTTAATCTGAAAGTCTtcttacctttttttttctttcttttttttcttttcagttctCTCTTGAGGAAATATTCTGAGGATAAAAGTTAGATAACTCATTTATATGCTTTAGACTTTTGGACTTACCGTTTAGTGGTGGCTGCTCTGCTGTGCTGACTAGTGGTATATGTCTGTGCAGCGAAATAAGTTTTTACTTACCCACCATTATTAGTAGGTTGCAAACCATAATTGACGCAAAATATATTTAACGTATACACTGTATACACCTAAGGATGTGAGCAACCTTTATGTTTTCATTGATTACCTAATCCCGACCCTATAGAAAGAGCGAAATGCAAAAACCTTTCGtaacaaaaagaaaattttggcaagCCTCATTAGAGATATCAAATTACAAGCGATTTTTTGGACGGAATCGAATACAAGGATGTTAGGGCTTACGGTAAATACGGTGATTTTTCTATGAAATTCACTATACTGACCTCcataattttttgtattttttactTGGATAGCCGAATTTCCTTTCGGATCCCATTTTTTCGTTCAGTCGTATTTTTTGGGTTAAGGTACCCCAAATACCTTTCTTCAATGAAATTTCCATTTgacctatcaaaaaaaaatggaacCTTCAATAAAATTTCACCATTTCGTGGAGTCGTTGGGTGTGACTTCCAAAGAACTAGTTGGTGCACGCTTGCACTATTCTTCCGTGGTGTTAGTAAAAAACGGCAAATTTGGCATATTGTTTGCCCGGGGTTTAAAACCCTGAGGTGCCCTGCTATAGTGAGATTTTCACCATTCTCAAAGCTAAACTAGGTTCTATTATTGTATCCGGTCCAAGAACTTATCAGATATAGAACCGCCAAAGGCCTATACCTTAGTGGCAGAGCATTTTGACTGCAGATCAGGAGGTACTAGGATGGTAGGATTGTTCAAGTTCATTTCTTTAATACATTAATACCGCTCGATATTTTTGTCATGACCACTATGAGGACATTGAAGAGGGTGGAATCGGTGGATGACAATGTCCCTACCcaaagtagttaatatcgtgCATCGGTATCGTATCGGCGAGGTGCGACATACCTAAACAAAAAATTATATCGGATTTTATCGACAATACATAATTAACTTTGTAGTTTTATAAATTATAGCTAGATGTGCATCATGTTACTCAAAGTTTTAATGGAAGGTATTTATAGTgtaaaaacatcaattgtactagTTTTACATGATAATCTAACATCTCCAAACATAGAATTTGTATGAGAAGTAAAATTAAAACAAaaggacaatttttttttgttaataagTACATTTGTATTCTTATATCGATATTGTCGGTCGATATATCGGTACGGTACGACCGATACAGTCAATATAATCGGAATATTCATGTATCACCGATATTTTGCATATCGTCTAGGTAAAAGGCGATACACAACAAATTTCCATATTATCGGCCGATACGAACGATATTGACTACATAGATCAGACATCAACTTGAAGACTAaaaatcgacgaagacatttggagatcTTCttttatcaggtatgtgaagactgaaccattctattttactcactatcttaccattataTCTGTTGAgattatgtcgtatgacttctagtagatttgcaaagaaaaagttttgagtcaagcttgtcttgttaaaaatctcaaaatatgattgaaGCATATATGTTCAACCGTCCTTAACTATATTAATCcgaaaaaatttattgttcgagAATTAATTTGTCGATCAATTGAAGATCTCCCATATaagtgattttatcatttgagaatatttcaaacatcacaagagagaaattcagaacttaTGATATTTTTTCTCAGGGTAGTTTGAAAATTGCTCATAAGagaaaccagtttgcaaactataGATATATGATTTCATAAATACaaggaaggttggcgaactagTTCACAAACCGCAAGTTCATTTGGGAACAGTTCACGGACCGCCGTAAACAACATTTCTGGTGTTGGTATAAAAGGCTTAAGGTTGGCGAAATGTTCCCATCTGAGTTCATAAGCCGAGTAtagttggcgaacccagttcgcgaactgtgTACACTTGAGTTATCGGGCCGAGTAGGTTTGGCGaatccggttcacgaaccgtatctccctgactcgtgaactttagccttacggttcacgaaccgttccaCCGACGGTCCCAGTAGAATTTAGCAGATGATCGAagaattattttttaaatatgcttaACATTGCTATGACTCTCTTAAATACTTCAAAAACTTCATTAATCACTAAAGAACTTATGTGTGtacatcatgattaaactcttgagtgtttaaatgaacatcaacttGCTTAGAGTTCGAAAGGCTATTTTCCAAATCAGaacggtcattatacacggtttcgTAACCGGAATACTGTGTATATTATTTCATTATATTTTCAAGATTAATTCTCACATGTtttagttgaaaccctaattatagtTTCATCTAagcagagaaagtgtttgcttggttctcaatagagatgctctttcaactgggaaattgaATCCCTgatactttgtgtcctagttaatAGCTCGATTCATCCTCTATGAGCCTAggtttcctttgagaaacataattaggtctacggcTAAAATACT encodes:
- the LOC113348312 gene encoding metacaspase-4-like, encoding MAKRAVLVGCNYQGTKAELKGCINDVKRMYQSLVDKYGFAEEDITVLIDTDDSYIQPTGKNIRKAITDLIRSGEPGDVLFFHYSGHGTRLPAETGEDDDTGYDECIVPTDMNLITDDDFREYVDQVQEGCRITIVSDSCHSGGLIDEAKEQIGESTKSGGEEQSSGFGFKHFLHRKVNDALESRGIHLPTRHGRGDEEEEEQEEEDGPVKNRSLPISTLMEILKQKTGKDDMDVGKIRPTLFDVFGEDSSPKVKKFMKVILDKLQSGGADGGSGGLLGMVGCLAQEFLKHKLEENDDNYAKPAMETQVGSKQEVYAGSSQRSLPDGGILVSGCQTDQTSADANPSGNADDAYGALSNAIQTIIAESDGRVTNHELVSNARKILKRQGFTQRPGLYCSDEHADAPFIC